The following coding sequences are from one Aulosira sp. FACHB-615 window:
- a CDS encoding DUF4351 domain-containing protein, with translation MTRFIHDQFSKDYLEELLKPFGTVQAPSRVAAEVKEIDVLFTPIPNQTANLATLGILGRMATTPAIFEPFRNPASIDEIGDCISKLLEIKSAIQREAKRNKIKIPEAEIPQLWILTPTASKNIISGYGGQLKLDWGDGVYFLPKYFRTTIVAIHQLPSIPGTLWLRILGRGKVQQQAIDELVTLPITHPFKRVTLELLYSLQQNLRINQNIETDDRELVMRLAPLYQEDRERARQEGLEQGLQQGEQQLILRQLNRRLGEIDISLIKQIQGLSIEQLELLGEALLDFATVADLEAWLSQQQDTTNQ, from the coding sequence ATGACAAGATTCATTCATGACCAATTTTCCAAGGACTACCTAGAAGAACTCCTCAAACCATTCGGAACAGTTCAAGCACCAAGTCGAGTCGCAGCCGAAGTCAAAGAAATAGACGTGTTATTCACACCAATTCCCAACCAAACAGCTAATTTAGCCACATTGGGAATATTAGGCAGAATGGCCACAACACCAGCCATCTTTGAACCCTTTCGCAACCCTGCATCAATAGACGAAATAGGCGATTGTATCTCTAAATTATTAGAAATCAAAAGCGCAATCCAACGAGAAGCAAAACGCAATAAAATTAAAATACCAGAAGCAGAAATTCCTCAACTGTGGATACTCACACCCACAGCCTCCAAAAATATCATTTCTGGGTATGGTGGGCAACTAAAATTAGATTGGGGAGATGGAGTATACTTTTTACCCAAGTATTTCCGTACAACTATAGTTGCAATTCATCAGTTACCATCTATTCCCGGAACACTATGGCTGAGAATACTAGGACGTGGTAAGGTACAGCAGCAAGCAATTGATGAATTAGTCACACTCCCAATCACTCACCCATTCAAAAGAGTGACGCTAGAATTACTCTATAGCCTGCAACAAAATTTGCGAATTAACCAGAATATCGAAACAGATGATCGGGAGTTAGTGATGAGATTAGCACCACTGTATCAGGAAGATAGAGAACGCGCTAGACAAGAAGGTTTAGAACAAGGTTTACAACAGGGAGAACAACAACTAATTCTGCGCCAGTTAAATCGGCGGTTGGGAGAAATCGATATATCTTTAATCAAGCAAATTCAAGGATTATCTATTGAACAATTGGAATTGCTGGGAGAAGCATTATTAGATTTTGCCACAGTGGCAGATTTAGAAGCTTGGTTAAGCCAACAACAAGATACAACCAATCAGTAA